A single region of the Duganella sp. BuS-21 genome encodes:
- a CDS encoding cellulase family glycosylhydrolase, translating into MKQLYKFCATALMIGACGIVAAAPAAKGDFVTVKKTHFDRKGKAYYIAGANFWYGGYLGAASGVGERARLLKELDNMKAIGINNLRVLAVSEKTDMKSAVSPATTSAPGKYDEDLLVGLDFLMAEVAKRDMTVVLYLNNFWQWSGGMTQYLNWFEGTPALDPNVTKDYDTYMQKTAGFYRNAAAQAEYRKVIASIVKRVNTITGKPYSDDAHIMSWQLANEPRPGNGKATPEEKAVYVKWVDEVAAYIHSLDKNHLVSSGSEGLAGSAQDQKLFLDAHRTKNIDYLTYHLWPKNWGWFDSNNPTGSWDNAVTKSRDYLNSHIDLAKQLGKPIVLEEFGLDRDGPSFSIKSTTKIRDRFYREVFDIVATRAAKGDPIAGFNFWAWGGAGRAANADYWWKPGNDFVGDPPQEEQGLYSVFDSDVSSLLLIKEYADRLQAIKR; encoded by the coding sequence TTGAAACAACTGTACAAATTCTGCGCCACCGCGCTGATGATCGGCGCTTGCGGCATCGTCGCGGCGGCGCCTGCCGCCAAGGGCGATTTCGTCACCGTCAAGAAAACCCACTTCGACCGCAAAGGCAAGGCTTACTACATCGCCGGCGCCAACTTCTGGTACGGCGGCTATCTGGGCGCCGCCAGCGGCGTCGGCGAACGCGCGCGCCTGCTCAAAGAGCTGGACAACATGAAGGCCATCGGCATCAACAACCTGCGCGTGCTGGCGGTCTCCGAAAAAACCGACATGAAAAGCGCCGTCAGTCCGGCCACCACCTCCGCTCCCGGCAAGTACGACGAAGACCTGCTGGTCGGCCTCGACTTCCTGATGGCCGAAGTGGCCAAGCGCGATATGACCGTCGTCCTTTACCTGAACAACTTCTGGCAATGGTCGGGTGGCATGACGCAGTATCTGAACTGGTTCGAAGGCACGCCGGCGCTGGACCCGAACGTGACCAAGGACTACGACACCTACATGCAGAAGACCGCAGGCTTCTACCGCAATGCCGCCGCGCAGGCCGAGTACCGCAAGGTGATCGCCAGCATCGTCAAGCGCGTCAATACCATCACCGGCAAGCCGTACTCCGACGACGCCCACATCATGTCCTGGCAGCTGGCAAACGAGCCGCGTCCAGGCAACGGCAAAGCTACGCCTGAGGAAAAAGCGGTCTACGTCAAGTGGGTGGACGAAGTGGCCGCCTACATCCACAGCCTGGACAAGAACCACCTGGTCAGCAGTGGCAGCGAGGGCCTGGCCGGCTCCGCGCAGGACCAGAAGCTGTTCCTCGACGCCCATCGCACCAAGAACATCGACTACCTGACCTACCACCTGTGGCCGAAGAACTGGGGCTGGTTCGATTCCAACAACCCGACCGGCAGCTGGGACAACGCCGTCACCAAAAGCCGCGACTACCTGAACTCGCACATCGACCTGGCCAAGCAGCTGGGCAAGCCTATCGTGCTGGAAGAATTTGGCCTGGACCGCGACGGCCCGTCGTTCAGCATCAAGTCGACCACCAAGATCCGCGACCGCTTCTACCGCGAAGTGTTCGACATCGTCGCCACCCGCGCCGCCAAGGGCGATCCTATTGCCGGCTTCAATTTCTGGGCATGGGGCGGCGCCGGCCGCGCGGCCAACGCCGACTACTGGTGGAAACCGGGTAACGATTTCGTCGGCGATCCGCCGCAGGAAGAGCAGGGCCTGTATTCGGTGTTCGATTCCGACGTCAGCTCGCTGCTGCTGATTAAGGAATATGCCGACCGCCTGCAAGCGATCAAGCGATGA
- a CDS encoding glycoside hydrolase family 3 C-terminal domain-containing protein — MKMKLAVALALAAFSAQAAEPWMDKSLGADKRAELALKAMTQQEKLKWVLGHFGSDFANKTKKHPAALPFSAGYIEGVPRLGLPALFETDAGLGVATQATKTPREGTSLPSGLATTATWDRALAYKGGAMIGAEARASGFNVMLAGGVNLLREPRNGRNFEYAGEDPLLAGVMVAQQVKGIQSNHIIATMKHYAVNNQETGRFVLDARLDDASNRMSDLLAFQFLMEQADPGSVMCSYNRLNGVYACESDYLLNQVLKKDWGYKGYVMTDWGATHSTVEAANAGLDQQSGWEFDKSQYFGGALEEAVANGHVPQARLDNMVFRVLRAMFDKGVVDNPVAEGGAIDYAAHALVSRTDAEESMVLLKNQGDVLPLKAGLKKIVIIGAHADVGVLAGGGSSLVYPVGGNAVPGIAPTAWPGPVMFHPSSPMKAIQARAPGAKVVYNDGRDPIAAARAAADADVVLVFAQQWVGEALDAVSLALPDNQDALIGAVTKANSKTVVVLETSGPVLMPWVDQAAGILQAWYPGTSGGEAIARVLFGEVNPSGHLPATFPASESQLPRPKLDGDPKNEAERFTVNYHEGAAVGYKWFDLKGLKPLFPFGHGLSYTRFSYSGLAASQKDGKLSVSFKVTNTGAVKGKDVPQLYVAPLNAKWEAPKRLAGWDKVELAPGESKEVSVTVDARLLGMYDSRSKTWRIAKGGYKILLAQDAADAKAASTTVQLPQRTLNVTGK, encoded by the coding sequence ATGAAAATGAAGCTAGCAGTGGCGCTCGCACTGGCCGCCTTCTCGGCGCAGGCGGCGGAGCCGTGGATGGACAAATCGCTGGGCGCCGACAAGCGCGCCGAGCTGGCGTTGAAGGCCATGACCCAGCAGGAGAAACTCAAGTGGGTACTGGGGCACTTCGGTTCCGACTTCGCCAACAAGACCAAGAAACATCCGGCCGCTCTACCGTTCTCCGCAGGTTATATCGAAGGCGTGCCGCGCCTTGGGCTGCCGGCGCTGTTTGAAACCGACGCCGGCCTGGGTGTGGCCACGCAGGCCACCAAGACGCCGCGCGAAGGTACCTCGCTGCCGTCCGGCCTCGCCACCACGGCCACCTGGGACCGCGCGCTGGCCTACAAGGGCGGCGCCATGATCGGCGCGGAAGCACGCGCCTCCGGCTTCAACGTCATGCTGGCGGGCGGCGTCAACCTGCTGCGCGAGCCGCGCAACGGGCGCAATTTCGAATACGCGGGTGAAGATCCGCTGCTGGCCGGCGTCATGGTGGCGCAGCAGGTCAAGGGCATCCAGTCCAACCACATCATCGCCACCATGAAGCACTACGCCGTCAACAATCAGGAGACCGGTCGCTTCGTGCTCGATGCGCGCCTGGATGACGCCAGCAACCGCATGTCCGACCTGCTGGCCTTCCAGTTCCTGATGGAGCAGGCCGATCCCGGTTCCGTGATGTGCTCCTACAATCGCCTGAACGGCGTGTACGCCTGCGAGAGCGACTATCTGCTGAACCAGGTGCTGAAGAAGGACTGGGGCTACAAGGGCTACGTCATGACCGACTGGGGTGCGACCCACAGCACGGTGGAAGCGGCCAACGCCGGTTTGGACCAGCAGTCCGGCTGGGAGTTCGACAAGTCGCAATACTTCGGCGGTGCGCTGGAGGAGGCGGTGGCCAACGGCCACGTGCCGCAGGCGCGCCTGGACAATATGGTATTCCGCGTGCTGCGCGCCATGTTCGACAAGGGCGTGGTTGACAATCCGGTGGCCGAAGGCGGTGCCATTGACTACGCCGCGCACGCGCTGGTCAGCCGTACCGACGCTGAAGAAAGCATGGTCCTGCTGAAGAACCAGGGCGATGTGCTGCCGTTGAAAGCCGGCCTTAAGAAGATCGTCATCATCGGCGCCCACGCGGATGTCGGCGTGCTGGCCGGCGGCGGTTCGTCGCTGGTGTATCCGGTCGGCGGCAACGCCGTGCCGGGCATCGCGCCGACCGCCTGGCCTGGGCCGGTGATGTTCCACCCGTCCTCGCCGATGAAGGCGATCCAGGCGCGTGCGCCGGGCGCCAAAGTGGTCTACAACGACGGCCGCGATCCGATCGCCGCCGCGCGGGCCGCAGCCGATGCGGACGTGGTGCTGGTGTTTGCGCAGCAGTGGGTGGGCGAAGCCTTGGATGCCGTCTCGCTGGCGCTACCTGACAATCAGGATGCATTGATCGGCGCCGTCACCAAGGCCAATTCGAAAACCGTGGTGGTGCTGGAGACTTCCGGGCCGGTGCTGATGCCGTGGGTGGACCAGGCGGCGGGCATTCTGCAGGCCTGGTATCCGGGCACCAGCGGCGGCGAAGCGATTGCGCGCGTGCTGTTCGGCGAAGTCAATCCATCGGGCCACTTGCCGGCGACGTTCCCGGCATCGGAAAGCCAGTTGCCTCGGCCGAAACTGGATGGCGATCCGAAGAACGAAGCGGAGCGCTTCACGGTGAATTATCACGAAGGCGCGGCGGTGGGGTACAAGTGGTTCGACCTGAAAGGCCTGAAGCCACTGTTCCCGTTCGGCCACGGCCTGTCGTACACGCGCTTCAGCTACTCGGGTCTGGCCGCGAGCCAGAAGGACGGCAAGCTGTCGGTGAGCTTCAAGGTCACCAACACCGGTGCGGTAAAAGGCAAGGACGTGCCGCAGCTGTACGTGGCGCCGTTGAACGCCAAATGGGAAGCGCCGAAGCGTCTGGCCGGCTGGGACAAGGTTGAACTGGCGCCGGGCGAAAGCAAGGAAGTCAGCGTCACGGTCGATGCGCGCCTGCTGGGCATGTACGACAGCCGCAGCAAAACCTGGCGGATTGCAAAGGGCGGCTACAAAATCCTGCTGGCGCAAGACGCGGCCGATGCCAAAGCCGCAAGCACCACGGTGCAACTGCCCCAACGCACGCTGAACGTCACAGGCAAATAA
- a CDS encoding sugar MFS transporter, with product MEHVASATLRPHGHTESGNTAPLVIITLLFFMWGLLTSLNDVLIPHLKSIYTLTYVQAMLVQFCFFGAYFIVSLPAGMLIKKIGYQRGAVSGLVLAAAGCALFFPASTSGYALFLLAFFVLASGITILQVAANPYVTVLGAPATASSRLTLTQAFNSLGTTIAPALGGMLILSEGVTAVVRTKAEEAAAVQGPYLALAGALLALAVLFALVRLPKISHAGDDDGGAVSSVQTKVLAHRHLLLGAIGIFLYVGGEVSIGSFLINFLGEANIASLPAGEAAHYVSYYWGGAMVGRFIGFAVMRYVSPGKALAFNSAASIILILVAIFGSGQLAMWSIIAVGLFNSIMFPTIFSMALHKLGKQTGQGSGILCMAIVGGALVPFAQGLLADTIGLQWSFFVPAACYTFILYFGVKYAGMYNNEETV from the coding sequence ATGGAACACGTTGCATCCGCAACTTTGCGCCCGCACGGCCATACGGAGAGCGGCAACACCGCACCGCTGGTCATCATCACGCTGCTATTCTTCATGTGGGGCCTGCTAACGTCGCTAAACGACGTGCTGATTCCGCATCTGAAATCGATCTACACCCTGACCTATGTGCAGGCCATGCTGGTGCAGTTCTGCTTCTTCGGCGCCTACTTCATCGTCTCACTGCCGGCAGGTATGCTGATCAAGAAGATCGGCTACCAGCGCGGCGCCGTCAGCGGCCTGGTACTGGCGGCCGCCGGTTGCGCACTGTTCTTCCCGGCCTCCACCAGCGGCTACGCCTTGTTCCTGCTGGCGTTCTTCGTGCTGGCCAGCGGCATCACCATCCTGCAGGTGGCCGCCAATCCCTACGTGACGGTGCTCGGCGCCCCGGCCACCGCCTCCAGCCGCCTGACGCTGACGCAGGCCTTCAATTCGCTGGGGACCACCATTGCTCCGGCGCTGGGCGGCATGCTGATTCTGTCTGAAGGCGTTACGGCGGTAGTACGCACCAAGGCGGAGGAGGCGGCCGCCGTGCAAGGCCCTTACCTGGCGCTGGCCGGCGCGTTGCTGGCGCTGGCGGTATTGTTCGCGCTGGTGCGCCTGCCGAAGATCAGCCACGCCGGCGACGATGACGGCGGCGCCGTGTCCTCGGTCCAGACCAAGGTGCTGGCGCATCGCCACCTGCTGCTGGGCGCCATCGGCATCTTCCTGTACGTGGGCGGGGAGGTCAGCATCGGCAGCTTCCTGATCAACTTCCTGGGCGAAGCCAACATCGCCAGCCTGCCTGCCGGCGAGGCCGCGCACTACGTCAGCTACTACTGGGGCGGTGCCATGGTCGGCCGCTTCATCGGTTTCGCCGTGATGCGCTACGTCAGCCCCGGCAAGGCGCTGGCCTTCAACTCGGCCGCGTCCATCATCCTGATCCTGGTGGCGATCTTCGGCAGCGGCCAGTTGGCCATGTGGTCCATCATCGCCGTCGGCCTGTTCAACTCCATCATGTTCCCGACCATCTTCAGCATGGCGCTGCACAAGCTGGGCAAGCAGACCGGCCAGGGTTCGGGCATCCTGTGCATGGCTATCGTCGGCGGCGCGCTGGTGCCGTTCGCACAAGGCCTGTTGGCCGACACGATCGGCCTGCAATGGTCGTTCTTCGTGCCCGCCGCCTGCTACACCTTTATTCTCTACTTCGGCGTAAAGTACGCCGGCATGTATAACAACGAGGAGACCGTATGA
- a CDS encoding LacI family transcriptional regulator translates to MGTNVTIRDIARVAGVSAGTISRALKNEPGLTEATRQMVIDTARSLGYDFCKLRPKRLRRLTFLLHRQHNTASSSPFYSPVLHGAEEACRKQGIVLSFMAVGPADGLIDQIRMHAPDGIVCAGFFEPETLSALRSTGKQLVLIDMKLRGYSSVNPDNMMGGYLATRHLIDTGRTRIGFISGPLAHYSIRERARGYRQALFEEGILADPRLEAFLPDGVELETGAWEAMEQLLDLPHPPDAVFCYNDSAALVAMRCCLARGLKVPHDIAIVGFDDISTAVLGHRPLTTLRIDKKSLGALGVDLLLNGPHDVPVEQISPVELIIRASTVTEGWRPKNLVTFKRT, encoded by the coding sequence ATGGGCACCAACGTAACGATCAGGGACATCGCCCGCGTCGCCGGCGTGTCGGCGGGGACGATTTCGCGCGCCCTTAAGAATGAACCCGGACTGACCGAAGCCACGCGCCAGATGGTCATCGATACTGCGCGCTCGCTGGGCTACGACTTTTGCAAGCTGCGTCCAAAACGCCTGCGCCGCCTGACCTTCCTGCTGCACCGCCAACACAACACCGCCTCCAGCAGTCCGTTCTACTCGCCGGTGCTGCACGGCGCCGAAGAGGCCTGCCGCAAGCAGGGCATCGTGTTGTCGTTCATGGCGGTGGGGCCGGCCGACGGCCTGATCGACCAGATCCGCATGCACGCGCCGGACGGCATCGTCTGCGCCGGCTTCTTCGAGCCTGAGACCCTGAGCGCCCTGCGCTCGACCGGCAAGCAGCTGGTGCTGATCGATATGAAGCTGCGCGGCTACAGCTCCGTCAATCCCGACAATATGATGGGCGGCTACCTGGCCACCCGCCACCTGATCGACACCGGCCGCACGCGCATCGGTTTCATTTCCGGCCCGCTGGCCCACTACAGCATACGCGAACGCGCACGCGGCTACCGCCAGGCGCTGTTCGAGGAAGGGATCCTGGCCGATCCGCGCCTGGAAGCCTTTTTGCCCGATGGCGTGGAGCTGGAAACCGGCGCCTGGGAAGCGATGGAGCAGCTGCTCGACCTGCCGCATCCGCCGGACGCGGTGTTCTGCTACAACGACAGTGCGGCGCTGGTGGCCATGCGCTGCTGCCTGGCGCGGGGCCTGAAGGTCCCGCACGATATCGCCATCGTCGGTTTCGACGATATCTCGACCGCCGTGCTGGGGCATCGTCCCCTGACCACGCTGCGCATCGATAAAAAATCCCTGGGTGCGTTGGGCGTGGATTTACTGCTCAACGGCCCGCACGACGTACCGGTGGAGCAGATCTCGCCGGTGGAATTAATCATCCGCGCCAGCACCGTTACGGAAGGCTGGCGGCCCAAGAACCTGGTAACTTTCAAACGGACCTGA
- a CDS encoding AGE family epimerase/isomerase, producing MAPDFRSRTTLLNHIRHTKQFYDARCTDPSGGLYHFYKDDGTIYDAHTRHLVSSTRFVFNYAMACRQFGADGESGAADRQRLRHALAFLRDAHRDPVTGGYAWQLDWNNGQRRVTDATNHCYGLAFVLLAYSHALMAGETQAAPWIAETFELMEQRFWDPQHGLYADEASADWSQLDGYRGQNANMHTCEALIAAFEATGNRAYLLRAETLAHNIAVRQAALADNLVWEHYHADWTVDTEYNRHDKGNIFRPWGYQPGHLTEWAKLLLLLERHGAQLANNPNWLLPRAVELFDAALAKAWDHEHGGIYYGFAPDGSICDDLKYFWVQAESLATAALLAGRTGEARYWTWYDKIWAYSWEHFVDHQHGAWYRILGADNSKLTDEKSPAGKVDYHTMGACYEVLNVLKKD from the coding sequence ATGGCCCCTGATTTTCGCTCACGCACCACCCTGCTGAACCACATCCGCCACACCAAGCAATTCTACGATGCGCGCTGCACCGATCCTAGCGGCGGCCTGTATCACTTCTATAAAGACGACGGCACGATCTACGACGCCCACACGCGCCACCTGGTCAGCAGCACGCGCTTCGTCTTTAACTATGCGATGGCGTGTCGGCAGTTCGGTGCGGACGGCGAATCCGGTGCGGCGGATCGGCAGCGCCTGCGCCACGCGCTGGCCTTCCTGCGCGACGCCCACCGCGATCCGGTCACCGGCGGCTACGCCTGGCAACTCGACTGGAACAACGGCCAGCGCCGCGTCACCGACGCCACCAACCACTGCTACGGCCTGGCCTTCGTGCTGCTGGCCTACAGCCACGCGCTGATGGCGGGCGAGACGCAAGCCGCGCCGTGGATAGCCGAAACCTTCGAACTGATGGAGCAGCGCTTCTGGGATCCGCAGCACGGCCTGTACGCCGACGAAGCCAGTGCCGACTGGTCGCAGCTGGACGGCTATCGCGGCCAGAACGCCAATATGCACACCTGCGAAGCGCTGATCGCGGCGTTCGAAGCGACCGGCAATCGCGCCTACCTGCTGCGCGCGGAAACGCTGGCGCACAATATCGCAGTACGTCAGGCCGCATTGGCCGACAACCTGGTGTGGGAGCACTACCACGCCGACTGGACCGTCGATACGGAATACAACCGTCATGACAAGGGCAATATCTTCCGCCCGTGGGGCTACCAGCCGGGCCATCTGACCGAGTGGGCCAAGCTGTTGCTGCTGCTGGAGCGCCACGGCGCGCAACTGGCCAACAATCCGAACTGGCTGCTGCCGCGCGCGGTGGAGCTGTTCGACGCGGCGCTGGCCAAGGCCTGGGACCATGAACACGGCGGCATCTACTACGGCTTCGCGCCGGACGGCAGCATCTGCGACGATCTCAAATACTTCTGGGTGCAGGCCGAGAGCCTGGCCACCGCCGCCCTGCTCGCGGGCCGCACCGGCGAGGCGCGCTACTGGACCTGGTACGACAAGATCTGGGCTTATAGCTGGGAGCATTTCGTCGACCATCAGCATGGCGCGTGGTACCGCATCCTCGGCGCCGACAACAGCAAGCTGACCGACGAGAAAAGCCCGGCCGGCAAGGTCGACTACCACACCATGGGCGCCTGCTATGAAGTGCTCAACGTGTTGAAGAAGGACTGA
- a CDS encoding carbohydrate kinase, with the protein MTAFPIFVAAGEALTDMVVQDGAREQWLSKVGGSTWNVARTMARLEVPTAFAGAISTDVFGDALWHASDSARLDLRFLQRTSHAPLLAIVHRTDPPAYFFIGDDSADLHFDATLLPEGWRAHCKWAHFGGISLAREPLAGKLVALAEQLKRDGVRISYDPNYRLLMDQRYDATLRRMTELADVVKVSEEDLEGLFRTKDIDSAFATLRSWNPAATYLYTKGGDGASLHIGDDMWSLPAPKITVVDTVGAGDASIAALAWSMLHRSDATPLQHLQFAVAAGAAACMAQGASPPSLAQIEQLVTTLV; encoded by the coding sequence ATGACGGCCTTCCCGATTTTTGTGGCGGCGGGTGAAGCGCTCACCGACATGGTGGTGCAGGACGGCGCGCGCGAGCAGTGGCTGAGCAAAGTCGGCGGCTCGACCTGGAATGTGGCGCGCACCATGGCCCGGCTGGAAGTGCCGACCGCGTTCGCGGGCGCCATCAGCACCGACGTCTTCGGCGACGCACTGTGGCATGCCAGCGACAGCGCTCGGCTGGATCTGCGCTTCCTGCAGCGCACCAGCCACGCGCCGCTGCTGGCGATTGTGCACCGCACCGATCCACCCGCCTATTTCTTCATCGGCGACGACAGCGCCGACCTGCATTTCGATGCGACCCTGCTGCCGGAAGGCTGGCGCGCGCATTGCAAGTGGGCGCACTTCGGCGGCATCAGCCTGGCGCGCGAACCGCTGGCGGGCAAGCTGGTGGCGCTGGCCGAGCAGCTCAAGCGCGACGGCGTGCGCATCAGCTACGATCCAAACTATCGCCTGCTGATGGACCAGCGCTACGACGCCACGCTGCGCCGCATGACCGAACTGGCCGACGTGGTGAAGGTGTCCGAAGAAGACCTGGAAGGCCTGTTCCGCACCAAGGATATCGACAGCGCGTTCGCCACACTGCGCAGCTGGAATCCGGCCGCCACCTATTTGTATACCAAGGGCGGCGACGGCGCCTCGCTGCACATCGGCGACGACATGTGGTCGCTGCCGGCGCCGAAGATCACGGTGGTCGACACCGTGGGTGCCGGCGACGCCAGCATCGCCGCGCTGGCCTGGAGCATGCTGCACCGCAGCGACGCCACGCCTTTGCAGCACCTGCAGTTCGCCGTGGCAGCAGGTGCGGCGGCCTGTATGGCGCAAGGGGCGTCTCCGCCGTCGCTGGCCCAGATCGAACAACTGGTTACCACCTTGGTATAG
- a CDS encoding type II toxin-antitoxin system RelE/ParE family toxin: protein MYKFKLNKQAVLLAYQLQPNKSQPISVLLLNLGPHENFYADLKWLS from the coding sequence GTGTACAAGTTCAAGCTTAACAAACAAGCGGTCTTGCTCGCGTATCAGCTGCAGCCGAACAAATCCCAGCCAATCTCCGTTTTGCTCTTGAACTTGGGTCCGCACGAAAATTTTTACGCCGATTTGAAGTGGCTGAGTTAG
- a CDS encoding type II toxin-antitoxin system RelE/ParE family toxin — protein MAVALKLSDELIEMAKPHAVAEHRFVPKQIEYWARLGTAVEDNPGLPVQFIKDTLDKAVKAVASDPTIGEEKKGDLAVMPLS, from the coding sequence ATGGCTGTTGCGTTGAAATTATCGGACGAATTGATTGAGATGGCCAAGCCGCATGCAGTTGCCGAACACCGGTTTGTACCGAAGCAGATTGAATACTGGGCGCGGTTGGGAACAGCTGTCGAAGATAACCCTGGCCTGCCGGTCCAGTTCATTAAAGATACCCTGGACAAGGCGGTTAAGGCGGTTGCCAGCGACCCGACAATCGGGGAGGAAAAGAAGGGCGATCTGGCCGTAATGCCGTTAAGTTAA